Genomic segment of Microscilla marina ATCC 23134:
TTGGTTCAGGGTTGTAAGCAAGGGCTGCCTGCGTAAAGTTATTGATTGCTGGAGTGAGCTCGTCTACAAAAGTGCGGATGAGTTCGAGGCGCATTTCCTGATCATCCTGACAAATATCATCTACATTGCTTAGGTTATAATAACTTTCTGTGTCCATGGCAGGTTCTTCAGGGGTCTGAATATTTTGATCACTCAGTAAATTTGCCGATGATTTATTCACATATTTAATAATTTTATGATACAACTCATTGGGATTGAAGGGCTTTGATACAAAATCGTTCATTTGTACCGCAAAAGCTTTTTCCCGTTCCTGGCTCAAGGTAGAGGCCGACAGTGCAATAATGGGAGTGTCTTGGTAGTGAGCCAGGTTTCTGATTTTTCTTGCCGCAGCAAATCCATCCATTTTAGGCATCAATAAGTCCATTAAGATAATATCGTATTGACGGGTTTGCACTTTTTTTACTGCTTCTTCGCCATTATAGGCAAAATCTACCTCTACCCCCCAACGACGCAAAAACTTAGAGGCAACCATTCGGTTAATCTTGCGGTCTTCTACCAACAACAGCACTACATTGCCCAGGTTAGAAGAGGCATTGCTTTGGTTTTCAGAAATAATTCCATTGAGGTGCTTGAGTTTACTTACCTGAAAATTGAGGAAAAAATAAAACTCTGAGCCTTTGCCCAGTTCGCTGTGCAGCCCTATTTCTCCACCTTGGTGCTCTATGAGGTACTTGGTAATAGATAAGCCCAACCCAGTACCACCAAAGCGGCGGGTAGTGTCCGAGTCGGCTTGAGTAAACCGCTCAAATATGGTAGATTGTTTGTCGGGAGCAATGCCAATGCCTGAATCTTTGACACTAAACAGTAAAGAAACTTCTTGATGTGGAATATTTTGTTTGTCGGGCAATGTTTCTTGAAGCTGTACCTTTACCACGACAAAACCCTTGTCAGTAAACTTGATGGCATTGCCTAATAAGTTGGTCAATATTTGGTTGAGCCTTACTGGGTCACCAATCAACAAGTTGGGTACGTCGCGCTCTACATAAAACTCTAGTTCAATGCCTTTTTCGGCTGCCTGATAGTTAAAAGCGTGTTTGATATTGTTGATAAACTCTCGCAGGTTAAAGTCTACCCGTTCGAAACTGATCTTACCAGCTTCTATTTTGTTATAATCCAGTATATCGTTGATCAGCGCCAATAAGTTCTCCGCCGAAAACTTCAGCGTTTTCAGGTTTTCCAGTTGTTCGGGTTTATGGTCTTCCTCCAACAACAAATGCGTAATTCCTATCACAGCGTTCATAGGAGTACGTATTTCGTGGCTCATCGTTGACAAAAACTGTTCTTTGGCCTGAAGCGCTTTTTCAGCATCTTGTTTTGCTTGAATAAGTTCTTCTTCAAAGTTTTTACTATCGGTAATATTTTGTACTACGCCCAGGATTTGAGTTACCCTGCCCTCTACATTGATCTTAAAAGGAACCAAACGATCGTATACCCATACATACTTTTGCCCCTCCTGGTGTAGTTGGGTAGGGTCGAGTGATTGGTGAGTTTTGCCTTTTTTATTGTTTAAGTTGCAGGCAAGACGGTAGCTCATTTCATACATATCTTCACCACCTTTGTATACCTCTTCAAATATAGCTTTGATCTCTGGCAGGTCATTTGGATGAATCATGTCCCATATCCTTTCCAAGCCACCCCGGTCCACCTCTTTGATCGTAAAACCCGAATGTTTGAAGTACTGCGTATTGGTATATACATACCTTTCTTGTTCAAGGTCATACACATACACATCGTTAGGAATGGCGTCTGCAATGCTTTTGATAAAATACCTGCTTTCGTTGAGCTCTTGTTCTATGGTAAATTGCTCTGATACATCCTGGGTAAAAGTAACTACTCCCTCTACCTCATTATAATCGTTTTTGATCGGAAAGATAATCAGGTTAAGACACACTTCTTTTTGAATCGCCTTGCCTTCCTCTTCTTTAATTACAAGCTCGGTTTCCAAGCGGGGTAAAAATATACTTTCGCCCCCATAAGCGGCTTTATAAAAAAAGTCTAACCCTGCCTCTTGCGAACGTTCGTCTTGTAAAATATTGAACTTGGGGGTTTCTTGGCTATCTAACCCTAAAATCCGTTTTTGGGCGTCATTCATTTGCAACGAAAACCCTTGCTTGTCATAAATTTGGATGCCAATGGGCGAGTTTTCTAAAAATGCCTCAAATAAGCGATTTTGTTCTAAAATAGCTCTTTCAGCTTGGTTGCGTTCGGTCACATCCTGCAAAAAACTACGAGTAAGCAAGGGTTTACCGTCTTTGCGTATGTTGATACTGCCCTCCAGCATAAGGGTTTTACCATCTTTGGTAATCAAACGTGTACTAATTTGTTGGGCTCCTCCTTCGGTTTTGAGGTGTTGTAGCAATGCCCGGTAATCTTCTTGCTCTTCGGGTACCACCAAATCTATCAGGTTGGTACGCAATGCCTCGGCTTTAGAGTAGCCCAGCTTCTTACACCAATACTTATTTACATAATGAACGGTACCTTCCAGGTCTACACTTTGAATAAGGATAGAGGCATTGTCCAGAAAATCCTGCAATTGTTCCTCACTTTGACGGAGGCGTCGCTGGGCGGTTTTGTGTGAAGTAACATCGGTTACCAGTACCGACACTCCCGCCTGGCGTTCCGATGTTTCGGGCAGGTAGTTGATGGTACACGAATACCACGATTTCACCCCATTTTGTACTGAGGGATATTCAATAATTTTGGAGGTTTTATTGTCGAGTACGTGCCTAAGCGAGCTGGCAAAATAACTCCGCATGGGGTCGTCCATGACCTTGGTTACCTTTTTGCCCAAAAAGTCTTGATCGTCAAAGAACAACTTGTCTTTATCGCCCCAAAAATTGGTGAAAATCAGGTTTTGATTAATCTCAAAAACAATGTCATTAAAAGACGTTAGAATAGCCTTCAGGCTTCGTTCGTTATTGGCGAGTCGTTCTTCGGCCGTTTTTTGTTGGGTAATGTCCCTGATAACCCCCACCAGTACTTTCTGGTTTTTATCGTCTCTAAAAATATCAATTTTTACCAGAATGTGCCTTTTTTCACCATTGAGGTTGGTAATTACCCGTTGATACTCAGCGGTGTTTCCGGTGCTAAATACTTGACTGTCTTTTTCTCTGAGCGTATGAGCATCTTCAGAAGCAAATATATCATAGTCGGTCTTGAGCAAAACCTGTTCGCGGGGTTTGCCTACCAATTCGCAGTAGGCTTCATTGACCGAAATAAACTCATACCTTTCGTTTTTTACAAACACTGGGTCTGGTATATGGTCGAGTACCTCAATCAAATAATCGCGGGTTTGCTTAAGAGTAAATTCTGATTGTTTTCGCTCGGTAATGTTGCGGGTATTACCCTGTACATGCTTTAGCTTGCCTGCATCATCATAGACTGGAAACAGGTGGGTTTCTAACCATACCAACTCTCCATTTTTATGTTTAAACCTATACTCCAAAATCTGTAAAGCCCGGCTTTTGAGTACTTTGTGCCATACACTTATCACATACGCCTGGTCTTCTTCGTATACCCATTCAATCACCTTTTGATGCATCATTTCCCCGTCTTTGTACCCAGTTAGCCCTTCTACAGAAGGCGATATGTAGGAAAAAAAACCTTCGTAGGTGTGCAGGCAAATCAGGTCATTGGTATTGTTGGCAATCAGGCGATACTTGGCTTCACTCTCGTGTAATTGCAGTTGTGTTTCTTTGAGGGGGGTAATTTCAAATGAATAGCCCAGCAAATAATGGGTGTTTTGCATGGGCAAAGGAATCAAACATTTGCCTGTTCTGAAAAAGTGACGGTGATTGTCTACTTCTATCTCTTCCTCCCAATTATCAGGCAAGTCGCCTTTTTTCAATAGTTCATCATCATCAAAAAACTTATCTGCCACTTTAGAAGGAAATATCTCCGCATCAGTTTTGCCAATTAACTGTTCAGGTTTTTTTCGCAGAAAATCTAGCATTGTTTGGTTTACAAACAACAATCT
This window contains:
- a CDS encoding PAS domain S-box protein gives rise to the protein MSVNNHLHTDTILNALTTTPVIVTDAQGTILFFNKGAENKLGYTCSEVVNKLNLTHFLLDFELLDLAENNLTQPSPTTLFAILENKVVQASPCIEQLTVSTKDEKLWKCQLILNKEAHGNYVVMLHDMTQIKARKDDLIIHHNFLKGVLQTTPDLIYVYDLREESLVYSNRIYDNKFALDQAPFLPLDQLKSVIHPDDLSQLIAYRQGLVSLKKGEIDFVEYRIKTKEGSYAWLLAKDVVFTQEASGEVTQVLGLARDITEIKEANQKLLQSEALYRAVINTQQEILCRFLPDTTLTFVNEAYCQFFNKTADDLINTPFLEMVPAENHASVKKRLKKIAQEKRPITQEYKVMVEDQTEDIWLRWTDYPIFDEKGQLVEFQSVGLEITDRKRVEIELQEQKQMLESILNTLPIHVFIKDENSRLLFVNQTMLDFLRKKPEQLIGKTDAEIFPSKVADKFFDDDELLKKGDLPDNWEEEIEVDNHRHFFRTGKCLIPLPMQNTHYLLGYSFEITPLKETQLQLHESEAKYRLIANNTNDLICLHTYEGFFSYISPSVEGLTGYKDGEMMHQKVIEWVYEEDQAYVISVWHKVLKSRALQILEYRFKHKNGELVWLETHLFPVYDDAGKLKHVQGNTRNITERKQSEFTLKQTRDYLIEVLDHIPDPVFVKNERYEFISVNEAYCELVGKPREQVLLKTDYDIFASEDAHTLREKDSQVFSTGNTAEYQRVITNLNGEKRHILVKIDIFRDDKNQKVLVGVIRDITQQKTAEERLANNERSLKAILTSFNDIVFEINQNLIFTNFWGDKDKLFFDDQDFLGKKVTKVMDDPMRSYFASSLRHVLDNKTSKIIEYPSVQNGVKSWYSCTINYLPETSERQAGVSVLVTDVTSHKTAQRRLRQSEEQLQDFLDNASILIQSVDLEGTVHYVNKYWCKKLGYSKAEALRTNLIDLVVPEEQEDYRALLQHLKTEGGAQQISTRLITKDGKTLMLEGSINIRKDGKPLLTRSFLQDVTERNQAERAILEQNRLFEAFLENSPIGIQIYDKQGFSLQMNDAQKRILGLDSQETPKFNILQDERSQEAGLDFFYKAAYGGESIFLPRLETELVIKEEEGKAIQKEVCLNLIIFPIKNDYNEVEGVVTFTQDVSEQFTIEQELNESRYFIKSIADAIPNDVYVYDLEQERYVYTNTQYFKHSGFTIKEVDRGGLERIWDMIHPNDLPEIKAIFEEVYKGGEDMYEMSYRLACNLNNKKGKTHQSLDPTQLHQEGQKYVWVYDRLVPFKINVEGRVTQILGVVQNITDSKNFEEELIQAKQDAEKALQAKEQFLSTMSHEIRTPMNAVIGITHLLLEEDHKPEQLENLKTLKFSAENLLALINDILDYNKIEAGKISFERVDFNLREFINNIKHAFNYQAAEKGIELEFYVERDVPNLLIGDPVRLNQILTNLLGNAIKFTDKGFVVVKVQLQETLPDKQNIPHQEVSLLFSVKDSGIGIAPDKQSTIFERFTQADSDTTRRFGGTGLGLSITKYLIEHQGGEIGLHSELGKGSEFYFFLNFQVSKLKHLNGIISENQSNASSNLGNVVLLLVEDRKINRMVASKFLRRWGVEVDFAYNGEEAVKKVQTRQYDIILMDLLMPKMDGFAAARKIRNLAHYQDTPIIALSASTLSQEREKAFAVQMNDFVSKPFNPNELYHKIIKYVNKSSANLLSDQNIQTPEEPAMDTESYYNLSNVDDICQDDQEMRLELIRTFVDELTPAINNFTQAALAYNPEPMKVVVHNLKSSSVLFGTEKLLGALTEVRELSLNNASQNKMIPLIDQINRMVQYIVAGLKKEI